A part of Phaenicophaeus curvirostris isolate KB17595 chromosome 29, BPBGC_Pcur_1.0, whole genome shotgun sequence genomic DNA contains:
- the LOC138732248 gene encoding lysosomal acid glucosylceramidase-like isoform X1, whose protein sequence is MGATGTGTLRWRLPLLLLLLLPPGRPRAAGARPCSPKFFGRDAMVCVCDSTYCDSLDPVVLPPPGTYVKYESSKAGKRLERSEGSFQRHLSAPDLVLTVDTTQRFQKLKGFGGSLTDAAAINILSLPEAAQEHLLRSYFSEEGLEYNLVRLPMASCDFSLHAYTYDDVPYDYELAHFSLQEEDTKLKIPILHRVLAMSKRPLSLYASPWTSPAWMKTSETFVGKGTLKGQAGDKYHKTWANYFVRFLDEYAKHNLTFWAVTAENEPSAGLINNYPFQCLGFTAEQQRDFIARDLGPALANSSHRDVQLIILDDNRLHLPHWAKVVLEDEEAARYVHGIGIHWYLDFIGPIQDTVLPTHELFPDYFILATEASIGAHFWERDVILGCWERGNQYSHSILANLNHFVTGWTDWNLALDLEGGPNWVKNYVDSPIIVDSSEGVFYKQPMFYHLGHFSKFIPEGSQRVGLVASKESKKTELEYTAFLRPDGAMVVVVLNRSPQNITFGLADTVGLITAVSPANSIQTYLWQQP, encoded by the exons GTGCCCGGCCCTGCAGCCCCAAGTTCTTCGGCCGCGATGCCATGGTTTGCGTCTGCGACTCCACGTACTGCGACTCGCTGGACCCCGTGGTCCTGCCGCCCCCGGGCACCTACGTCAAGTACGAGAGCAGCAAGGCCGGGAAACGCCTCGAGCGCAGCGAAGGCAGCTTCCAGCGCCACCTGAGCGCCCCAG ATCTCGTCCTGACCGTGGACACGACCCAGCGCTTCCAGAAGTTGAAGGGCTTTGGCGGTTCCCTCACCGACGCGGCTGCCATCaacatcctctccctgcctgaAGCAGCCCAGGAGCACCTCCTCCGCTCGTATTTCTCGGAGGAAG GGCTGGAGTACAACCTCGTGCGGCTCCCCATGGCCAGCTGCGACTTCTCCCTCCACGCCTACACCTACGATGACGTTCCCTACGACTACGAGCTCGCTCACTTCAGCCTGCAAGAGGAGGACACGAAGCTGAAG atccccatcctgCACCGAGTCTTGGCCATGAGCAAGCGGCCGCTGTCGCTCTACGCAAGCCCTTGGACCTCCCCAGCTTGGATGAAGACCAGCGAGACCTTTGTGGGGAAGGGCACGCTGAAGGGGCAGGCGGGGGACAAATACCACAAGACCTGGGCCAACTACTTTGTACG GTTCCTGGATGAATACGCCAAGCACAACCTGACCTTCTGGGCAGTGACGGCGGAGAACGAGCCCTCAGCGGGGCTGATCAACAACTACCCCTTCCAGTGCTTGGGCTTCACGGCCGAGCAGCAACGGGACTTCATCGCGCGGGACCTGGGCCCCGCGTTGGCGAACAGCTCCCACCGGGACGTCCAGCTCATCATCCTCGATGACAACCGGCTCCACCTCCCGCACTGGGCCAAAGTG gtCCTGGAGGATGAAGAAGCGGCTCGTTATGTCCATGGCATCGGCATCCACTGGTACCTGGACTTCATTGGTCCCATACAGGACACGGTGCTGCCCACTCATGAGCTCTTCCCTGACTACTTCATCCTGGCCACGGAAGCGAGCATCGGGGCTCATTTCTGGGAGAGGGATGTGATCCTAGGCTGCTGGGAGCGGGGGAACCAGTACAGCCACAGCATCCTGGCG AACCTGAACCACTTTGTCACCGGTTGGACTGACTGGAACCTCGCCCTGGACCTGGAGGGGGGACCCAACTGGGTCAAGAATTACGTCGACAGCCCCATCATCGTGGACAGCAGTGAAGGCGTCTTCTACAAGCAGCCCATGTTCTACCACCTAGGCCACTTCAG TAAGTTCATCCCTGAGGGCTCCCAACGCGTGGGGCTTGTCGCTTCTAAAGAATCCAAGAAGACAGAGCTGGAGTACACGGCTTTCCTGCGTCCCGATGGCgcgatggtggtggtggttctGAACCG GTCTCCTCAGAACATCACCTTCGGGCTGGCCGACACGGTTGGCCTCATCACGGCTGTGTCTCCAGCCAACTCCATCCAGACCTACCTGTGGCAGCAGCCGTga